Proteins encoded in a region of the Candidatus Nitrosomarinus catalina genome:
- a CDS encoding sugar phosphate nucleotidyltransferase: protein MKTVLTVAGLGTRLLPLTKELPKEMLPIFVKAKNGELLMKPILQVIFETLYDHKIRDYCFIVGKTKRAVEEHFTPDFDIVQYLKDNKKLKLSKVLDAYSKKLEKSNIVFIYQPKPIGFGDAIEKSKKFVNGDNFLLHAGDDIVISKRNDHLTRLENAFKKYDADIACLVEEVNDPKKYGVVDGIFLENGVMKITEMKEKPKNPSTKFAIIAIYIFKSSIFDKLSDVKIKGNPEKQLAYAFNMAIKKNENVIGVFLKKSEKRIDIGTPESYLQVLTSSKTIKIE from the coding sequence GTGAAAACAGTTTTGACGGTAGCTGGTTTAGGTACTAGATTATTACCATTAACCAAAGAATTACCTAAAGAAATGTTACCAATTTTTGTTAAAGCGAAAAATGGTGAATTATTGATGAAACCTATACTTCAAGTAATTTTTGAGACTTTATATGATCATAAAATTCGAGATTACTGTTTCATTGTAGGAAAAACTAAGAGAGCAGTAGAAGAACATTTTACTCCTGATTTTGATATAGTCCAATATTTGAAAGATAATAAAAAATTAAAATTAAGTAAAGTATTAGATGCATATTCTAAAAAATTAGAAAAATCTAATATTGTCTTTATCTATCAACCAAAACCCATTGGATTTGGAGATGCCATTGAAAAAAGTAAAAAATTTGTCAATGGAGATAATTTTTTACTACATGCAGGTGATGACATAGTAATTTCAAAAAGAAATGATCATCTAACAAGATTAGAAAATGCATTTAAAAAATATGATGCTGACATTGCTTGTTTAGTTGAGGAAGTTAATGATCCAAAAAAATATGGAGTAGTTGATGGAATTTTCTTAGAAAATGGAGTTATGAAAATTACTGAAATGAAAGAAAAACCAAAAAACCCTTCTACTAAATTTGCAATAATCGCAATCTATATTTTTAAATCATCTATTTTTGACAAACTTTCTGACGTAAAAATTAAAGGTAATCCTGAAAAACAACTTGCATATGCATTTAATATGGCAATAAAGAAAAATGAAAATGTAATTGGTGTATTCTTGAAAAAAAGTGAAAAAAGAATTGATATTGGTACACCTGAATCATATTTACAAGTTTTAACTTCATCAAAAACAATAAAGATTGAATAA